In one Acetobacter sp. genomic region, the following are encoded:
- a CDS encoding MFS transporter has protein sequence MTSISVSGQSDAADENGDRLYRIMARRVLPLLFLGFLASYLDRVNVGYAKLRMLSDLGMSEAVFGFGTGLFFLGYILCEIPSNLLLVKFGARNWIARILVTWGVCSGGMMLVQTPTQFYILRFMLGVAEAGFMPGVLYYLALWFPPRYRSKVTAMFMAGIPLASVIGGPLSGLLMEGLNGVGGYEGWRWLFFWEALPPVLIGISVFLFLPLSPKKADWLSEKEKERQYRENPMMAATSAGMVANVAAAFRSPWVWLLGLVDGTLLLGLYTVAFWTPSILHDDGIRSTFQIGCLSAIPQIGAVLSMILVGRSSDERGERRWHIVLPILFGSAAMACIPFVSGSPILALIFITLANMGILGALPPFWVLPSVMLKGRAAAVGLALAGSIANIAGFFATALVGYARSMTGDMSYVIWMFSGFVFVGGLSVLLIPTSRMK, from the coding sequence ATGACGAGCATTTCTGTTTCTGGACAATCAGATGCAGCCGATGAAAATGGGGACAGGCTTTATCGCATCATGGCGCGGCGTGTTCTTCCGCTGCTTTTTCTTGGTTTTTTGGCATCCTATCTTGATCGTGTGAATGTAGGATATGCAAAACTGCGGATGCTTTCGGATCTGGGTATGAGCGAAGCAGTCTTCGGTTTTGGCACCGGATTGTTCTTCTTGGGTTATATTCTCTGCGAAATTCCCAGTAACCTTCTTTTGGTAAAGTTTGGAGCACGCAACTGGATCGCCCGTATCCTTGTGACGTGGGGCGTATGTTCCGGTGGCATGATGCTCGTCCAGACGCCAACCCAGTTTTATATTCTTCGCTTCATGCTCGGAGTGGCTGAGGCCGGTTTTATGCCGGGGGTCCTGTATTATCTGGCTCTGTGGTTTCCGCCCCGTTACCGCTCGAAGGTTACAGCCATGTTCATGGCCGGTATTCCTCTGGCCAGCGTGATTGGTGGTCCCCTTTCAGGATTGCTTATGGAAGGATTGAACGGTGTTGGTGGCTATGAAGGTTGGCGTTGGCTATTTTTTTGGGAAGCATTGCCGCCAGTGCTGATTGGAATCTCCGTATTTCTGTTCCTGCCGCTTTCTCCCAAAAAAGCTGATTGGCTAAGCGAAAAGGAAAAGGAACGCCAGTATCGTGAAAATCCGATGATGGCAGCGACTTCTGCGGGAATGGTCGCCAATGTCGCAGCGGCTTTCCGTAGCCCATGGGTATGGCTTCTGGGGCTTGTGGATGGCACCTTGCTGCTAGGTCTTTATACAGTGGCCTTCTGGACTCCTTCGATTCTGCATGATGACGGTATACGTTCGACATTTCAGATTGGATGTCTGAGCGCTATCCCTCAGATCGGTGCTGTTCTGAGTATGATACTTGTAGGACGCAGTTCGGATGAGCGGGGTGAGCGCCGTTGGCACATCGTTCTCCCTATCCTGTTTGGAAGTGCAGCGATGGCCTGTATTCCATTTGTCAGCGGAAGTCCGATCTTGGCACTCATTTTCATCACATTGGCGAATATGGGTATTCTGGGCGCGCTTCCACCTTTCTGGGTGCTGCCATCAGTGATGCTGAAAGGACGGGCTGCTGCTGTCGGATTGGCTTTGGCGGGTTCGATCGCCAATATCGCTGGTTTTTTTGCAACGGCTCTTGTCGGGTATGCACGAAGCATGACTGGAGACATGTCCTATGTAATCTGGATGTTTTCCGGATTTGTGTTTGTCGGCGGTCTCTCTGTTCTGCTCATTCCAACGAGTAGAATGAAGTAA